Proteins encoded by one window of Antechinus flavipes isolate AdamAnt ecotype Samford, QLD, Australia chromosome 4, AdamAnt_v2, whole genome shotgun sequence:
- the POU3F2 gene encoding POU domain, class 3, transcription factor 2 isoform X1 — protein MATAASNHYSLLTSSASIVHAEPPGGMQQGTGGYREAQSLVQGDYAALQSNGHPLSHAHQWITALSHGGGGGGGGGGGGGGGGGGGGGGGDGSPWSTSPLGQPDIKPSVVVQQPGRGDELHGPGSLQQQQQHQQQQQQQQQQQQQQQQQQRPPHLVHHAANHHPGPGAWRSAAAAAHLPPSMGASNGGLLYSQPSFTVNGMLGAGGQPTGLHHHGLRDAHDEQHHGEHHPHPHSHPHQQPPPPPPPPQGPPGHPGPHHDPHSDEDTPTSDDLEQFAKQFKQRRIKLGFTQADVGLALGTLYGNVFSQTTICRFEALQLSFKNMCKLKPLLNKWLEEADSSSGSPTSIDKIAAQGRKRKKRTSIEVSVKGALESHFLKCPKPSAQEITSLADSLQLEKEVVRVWFCNRRQKEKRMTPPGGTLPGAEDVYGGSRDTPPHHGVQTPVQ, from the coding sequence ATGGCGACCGCAGCGTCTAACCACTATAGCCTGCTCACCTCCAGCGCCTCCATCGTGCACGCCGAGCCGCCGGGCGGCATGCAGCAAGGCACTGGAGGATACCGAGAGGCGCAGAGCTTGGTGCAGGGCGACTACGCCGCGCTGCAGAGCAACGGGCACCCGCTCAGCCACGCTCACCAGTGGATCACCGCGCTGTCccacggcggcggcggcggaggcggcggcggcggaggcggcggcgggggcgggggcggcggcGGGGGCGGTGGAGACGGCTCCCCTTGGTCCACTAGCCCCCTGGGCCAGCCGGACATCAAGCCCTCGGTGGTGGTACAGCAGCCCGGGCGTGGAGACGAGCTTCACGGGCCGGGGTCcctgcagcagcagcaacaacaccagcagcagcagcaacagcagcagcagcagcagcagcaacagcaacagcagcagcggCCGCCGCATCTGGTACACCACGCCGCCAACCATCACCCGGGGCCCGGGGCATGGAGGAGCGCGGCTGCAGCGGCTCACCTCCCTCCCAGTATGGGAGCGTCCAACGGGGGCTTGCTCTACTCGCAGCCCAGCTTCACAGTGAACGGCATGTTGGGCGCTGGGGGCCAGCCCACGGGGCTCCACCACCATGGCCTACGGGACGCCCACGACGAGCAGCACCACGGGGAACACCATCCGCACCCGCATTCCCACCCGCACCAACaacccccgcccccgcccccgcccccgcagGGCCCTCCAGGTCACCCAGGGCCCCACCACGATCCACACTCGGATGAGGACACGCCGACCTCGGATGACCTGGAGCAGTTCGCCAAGCAGTTCAAGCAGCGGCGGATCAAACTGGGATTTACCCAAGCGGACGTAGGACTGGCTCTGGGTACCTTGTACGGGAACGTGTTTTCGCAGACCACCATCTGTAGGTTCGAGGCCCTGCAGCTGAGCTTCAAGAACATGTGCAAGCTGAAGCCTTTGTTGAACAAGTGGTTGGAGGAGGCGGACTCGTCCTCGGGCAGTCCCACCAGCATAGACAAGATCGCAGCCCAGGGGCGCAAGCGGAAAAAGAGGACCTCCATCGAGGTGAGCGTCAAGGGGGCTCTGGAAAGCCATTTCCTCAAATGTCCCAAGCCCTCGGCCCAGGAGATCACCTCCCTGGCGGACAGCTTACAACTGGAGAAGGAGGTGGTGAGAGTTTGGTTTTGTaacaggagacagaaagagaaaaggatgacTCCTCCGGGAGGGACTCTGCCGGGAGCCGAGGATGTATACGGGGGGAGTAGGGACACGCCACCACATCACGGGGTGCAGACTCCAGTCCAGTga
- the POU3F2 gene encoding POU domain, class 3, transcription factor 2 isoform X2 → MATAASNHYSLLTSSASIVHAEPPGGMQQGTGGYREAQSLVQGDYAALQSNGHPLSHAHQWITALSHGGGGGGGGGGGGGGGGGGGGGGGDGSPWSTSPLGQPDIKPSVVVQQPGRGDELHGPGSLQQQQQHQQQQQQQQQQQQQQQQQQRPPHLVHHAANHHPGPGAWRSAAAAAHLPPSMGASNGGLLYSQPSFTVNGMLGAGGQPTGLHHHGLRDAHDEQHHGEHHPHPHSHPHQQPPPPPPPPQGPPGHPGPHHDPHSDEDTPTSDDLEQFAKQFKQRRIKLGFTQADVGLALGTLYGNVFSQTTICRFEALQLSFKNMCKLKPLLNKWLEEADSSSGSPTSIDKIAAQGRKRKKRTSIEQAGPL, encoded by the exons ATGGCGACCGCAGCGTCTAACCACTATAGCCTGCTCACCTCCAGCGCCTCCATCGTGCACGCCGAGCCGCCGGGCGGCATGCAGCAAGGCACTGGAGGATACCGAGAGGCGCAGAGCTTGGTGCAGGGCGACTACGCCGCGCTGCAGAGCAACGGGCACCCGCTCAGCCACGCTCACCAGTGGATCACCGCGCTGTCccacggcggcggcggcggaggcggcggcggcggaggcggcggcgggggcgggggcggcggcGGGGGCGGTGGAGACGGCTCCCCTTGGTCCACTAGCCCCCTGGGCCAGCCGGACATCAAGCCCTCGGTGGTGGTACAGCAGCCCGGGCGTGGAGACGAGCTTCACGGGCCGGGGTCcctgcagcagcagcaacaacaccagcagcagcagcaacagcagcagcagcagcagcagcaacagcaacagcagcagcggCCGCCGCATCTGGTACACCACGCCGCCAACCATCACCCGGGGCCCGGGGCATGGAGGAGCGCGGCTGCAGCGGCTCACCTCCCTCCCAGTATGGGAGCGTCCAACGGGGGCTTGCTCTACTCGCAGCCCAGCTTCACAGTGAACGGCATGTTGGGCGCTGGGGGCCAGCCCACGGGGCTCCACCACCATGGCCTACGGGACGCCCACGACGAGCAGCACCACGGGGAACACCATCCGCACCCGCATTCCCACCCGCACCAACaacccccgcccccgcccccgcccccgcagGGCCCTCCAGGTCACCCAGGGCCCCACCACGATCCACACTCGGATGAGGACACGCCGACCTCGGATGACCTGGAGCAGTTCGCCAAGCAGTTCAAGCAGCGGCGGATCAAACTGGGATTTACCCAAGCGGACGTAGGACTGGCTCTGGGTACCTTGTACGGGAACGTGTTTTCGCAGACCACCATCTGTAGGTTCGAGGCCCTGCAGCTGAGCTTCAAGAACATGTGCAAGCTGAAGCCTTTGTTGAACAAGTGGTTGGAGGAGGCGGACTCGTCCTCGGGCAGTCCCACCAGCATAGACAAGATCGCAGCCCAGGGGCGCAAGCGGAAAAAGAGGACCTCCATCGAG CAGGCGGGCCCATTGTGA
- the POU3F2 gene encoding POU domain, class 3, transcription factor 2 isoform X3, which produces MATAASNHYSLLTSSASIVHAEPPGGMQQGTGGYREAQSLVQGDYAALQSNGHPLSHAHQWITALSHGGGGGGGGGGGGGGGGGGGGGGGDGSPWSTSPLGQPDIKPSVVVQQPGRGDELHGPGSLQQQQQHQQQQQQQQQQQQQQQQQQRPPHLVHHAANHHPGPGAWRSAAAAAHLPPSMGASNGGLLYSQPSFTVNGMLGAGGQPTGLHHHGLRDAHDEQHHGEHHPHPHSHPHQQPPPPPPPPQGPPGHPGPHHDPHSDEDTPTSDDLEQFAKQFKQRRIKLGFTQADVGLALGTLYGNVFSQTTICRFEALQLSFKNMCKLKPLLNKWLEEADSSSGSPTSIDKIAAQGRKRKKRTSIEAGPL; this is translated from the exons ATGGCGACCGCAGCGTCTAACCACTATAGCCTGCTCACCTCCAGCGCCTCCATCGTGCACGCCGAGCCGCCGGGCGGCATGCAGCAAGGCACTGGAGGATACCGAGAGGCGCAGAGCTTGGTGCAGGGCGACTACGCCGCGCTGCAGAGCAACGGGCACCCGCTCAGCCACGCTCACCAGTGGATCACCGCGCTGTCccacggcggcggcggcggaggcggcggcggcggaggcggcggcgggggcgggggcggcggcGGGGGCGGTGGAGACGGCTCCCCTTGGTCCACTAGCCCCCTGGGCCAGCCGGACATCAAGCCCTCGGTGGTGGTACAGCAGCCCGGGCGTGGAGACGAGCTTCACGGGCCGGGGTCcctgcagcagcagcaacaacaccagcagcagcagcaacagcagcagcagcagcagcagcaacagcaacagcagcagcggCCGCCGCATCTGGTACACCACGCCGCCAACCATCACCCGGGGCCCGGGGCATGGAGGAGCGCGGCTGCAGCGGCTCACCTCCCTCCCAGTATGGGAGCGTCCAACGGGGGCTTGCTCTACTCGCAGCCCAGCTTCACAGTGAACGGCATGTTGGGCGCTGGGGGCCAGCCCACGGGGCTCCACCACCATGGCCTACGGGACGCCCACGACGAGCAGCACCACGGGGAACACCATCCGCACCCGCATTCCCACCCGCACCAACaacccccgcccccgcccccgcccccgcagGGCCCTCCAGGTCACCCAGGGCCCCACCACGATCCACACTCGGATGAGGACACGCCGACCTCGGATGACCTGGAGCAGTTCGCCAAGCAGTTCAAGCAGCGGCGGATCAAACTGGGATTTACCCAAGCGGACGTAGGACTGGCTCTGGGTACCTTGTACGGGAACGTGTTTTCGCAGACCACCATCTGTAGGTTCGAGGCCCTGCAGCTGAGCTTCAAGAACATGTGCAAGCTGAAGCCTTTGTTGAACAAGTGGTTGGAGGAGGCGGACTCGTCCTCGGGCAGTCCCACCAGCATAGACAAGATCGCAGCCCAGGGGCGCAAGCGGAAAAAGAGGACCTCCATCGAG GCGGGCCCATTGTGA